One Leclercia pneumoniae genomic region harbors:
- the narI gene encoding respiratory nitrate reductase subunit gamma, whose protein sequence is MTHYLNVFFYDIYPYICATVFFLGSWLRYDYGQYTWRASSSQMLSKRGMNWASNLFHIGILGIFFGHLFGMLTPHWMYAWFLPLAVKQQLAMFAGGVCGVLTLIGGSMLLYRRLFNQRVRATSTTPDIIIMSILLLQCILGLSTIPFSARFPDGSEMMKLVGWAQGIVTFRGGSSEMLNGVDFIFRVHLVLGMTIFLIFPFTRLVHVWSAPFEYFTRRYQVVRSRR, encoded by the coding sequence ATGACGCACTACCTGAACGTGTTTTTCTATGACATCTATCCCTATATTTGCGCCACCGTCTTCTTCCTCGGAAGCTGGCTGCGTTATGACTACGGTCAGTACACCTGGCGTGCCTCGTCGAGCCAGATGCTGAGCAAGCGCGGCATGAACTGGGCCTCTAACCTGTTTCATATCGGTATTCTGGGGATCTTCTTCGGCCACCTGTTCGGGATGCTGACCCCGCACTGGATGTACGCCTGGTTTTTACCTCTCGCCGTGAAACAGCAGCTGGCCATGTTCGCCGGGGGCGTGTGCGGTGTGTTAACGCTGATTGGTGGGTCAATGTTGCTCTACCGCCGGCTGTTTAATCAGCGCGTGCGCGCCACCTCCACCACGCCGGACATCATCATCATGAGCATTTTACTGCTTCAGTGCATTCTGGGGTTGAGCACGATTCCATTCTCCGCCCGTTTTCCGGACGGCAGCGAGATGATGAAACTGGTAGGCTGGGCGCAGGGTATCGTCACTTTCCGCGGCGGCTCATCGGAGATGCTTAACGGCGTGGACTTTATCTTCCGTGTGCATCTGGTGCTGGGGATGACCATTTTCCTGATCTTCCCCTTCACCCGTCTGGTGCATGTGTGGAGCGCGCCGTTTGAATATTTCACCCGCCGGTATCAGGTTGTTCGGTCACGGCGCTAA
- the narW gene encoding nitrate reductase molybdenum cofactor assembly chaperone yields MRILKIIALLMEYPDEVLWENRDEALDLIAQDAPTLLPFTRTYLSAPLLDRQAEWCELFERGRATSLLLFEHVHAESRDRGQAMVDLMAQYEKVGLQLDCRELPDYLPLYLEYLSIVGEAEARDGLQNVAPILALIGGRLKQRDVAHYQLFDALLRLAETRLSSDSVAAQVATEKRDDTRQALDAVWEEEQVKFIEDNATSCDSSPMQQYQRRFSQDVAPQYVDVGAGGPK; encoded by the coding sequence ATGCGGATTCTGAAAATCATTGCGCTGTTAATGGAGTATCCCGACGAGGTGTTATGGGAGAACCGCGATGAGGCGTTAGATCTCATTGCCCAGGATGCCCCGACGCTGTTGCCCTTTACGCGAACTTATCTCAGCGCCCCGCTGCTGGACAGGCAGGCCGAGTGGTGCGAATTGTTTGAACGTGGCCGGGCCACCTCGCTGCTGCTGTTTGAACATGTGCACGCGGAGTCGCGGGATCGTGGCCAGGCGATGGTCGACCTGATGGCGCAGTACGAGAAGGTTGGTCTGCAGCTGGATTGCCGGGAGCTCCCCGATTATCTGCCCCTTTACCTGGAATATCTCAGTATTGTGGGCGAAGCGGAAGCGCGCGATGGGCTGCAGAACGTCGCCCCGATCCTGGCGCTGATTGGGGGGCGGCTGAAGCAGCGCGACGTTGCCCATTATCAGCTGTTTGACGCTCTGCTACGGCTGGCCGAAACCCGGCTTTCCAGCGATAGCGTAGCGGCACAGGTTGCCACTGAGAAGCGTGATGACACCCGTCAGGCGCTGGATGCGGTGTGGGAAGAAGAGCAGGTGAAGTTTATCGAAGACAACGCCACGTCGTGCGACAGTTCGCCGATGCAGCAATATCAACGACGCTTTAGCCAGGACGTTGCACCGCAGTATGTGGACGTCGGCGCCGGAGGCCCCAAATGA
- the narH gene encoding nitrate reductase subunit beta, with the protein MKIRSQVGMVLNLDKCIGCHTCSVTCKNVWTGREGMEYAWFNNVETKPGIGYPKNWEDQEEWQGGWIRGITGKLTPRLGGKMGVLSKIFANPVLPQIDDYYEPFTFDYQDLHRAPQGDHLPTARPRSLIDGKRMDKIKWGPNWEELLGGEFEKRARDRNFDKMQKEMYGQFENTFMMYLPRLCEHCLNPSCVATCPSGAIYKREEDGIVLIDQDKCRGWRLCISGCPYKKIYFNWKSGKSEKCIFCYPRIESGQPTVCSETCVGRIRYLGVLLYDADRIEEAASTEHVTDLYERQCDVFLDPHDPAVIEEAVKQGIPQNVIDAAQRSPVYKMAMDWKLALPLHPEYRTLPMVWYVPPLSPIQSYADAGGLPKTDGVLPAVESLRIPVQYLANMLSAGDTGPVLRALKRMMAMRHYKRSQTVEGVTDTRAIEEVGLTVEQVEEMYRYLAIANYEDRFVIPTSHREMARDAFPEKNGCGFTFGDGCHGSDTKFNLFNSSRIDAINITEVREHGEGE; encoded by the coding sequence ATGAAGATCCGCTCACAGGTTGGCATGGTACTTAACCTTGATAAGTGTATTGGCTGTCATACCTGCTCGGTCACTTGCAAAAACGTCTGGACCGGGCGTGAAGGGATGGAGTATGCCTGGTTTAACAACGTTGAGACCAAGCCGGGCATCGGCTACCCCAAAAACTGGGAAGACCAGGAGGAGTGGCAAGGCGGCTGGATCCGCGGTATCACCGGCAAGCTCACCCCGCGCCTCGGCGGCAAGATGGGGGTGCTGTCGAAAATCTTCGCCAACCCGGTCTTACCGCAGATTGACGACTATTACGAACCCTTCACCTTTGACTACCAGGATCTGCACCGCGCCCCGCAGGGGGATCACTTACCTACCGCCCGTCCACGATCGCTGATTGACGGCAAGCGGATGGATAAAATTAAGTGGGGGCCAAACTGGGAAGAGCTGCTCGGCGGCGAGTTCGAAAAGCGCGCCCGCGACCGCAACTTCGACAAGATGCAGAAGGAGATGTATGGCCAGTTTGAAAATACCTTCATGATGTACCTGCCGCGCCTGTGCGAGCACTGCCTGAACCCAAGCTGCGTCGCTACCTGCCCCAGCGGCGCCATCTATAAACGCGAAGAAGATGGCATCGTGCTCATTGACCAGGATAAGTGCCGCGGCTGGCGTCTGTGCATCAGCGGCTGCCCGTACAAAAAAATCTACTTCAACTGGAAGAGCGGTAAGTCAGAAAAATGTATCTTCTGCTACCCGCGTATTGAATCCGGCCAGCCGACGGTCTGCTCAGAGACCTGCGTCGGGCGTATTCGCTATCTCGGCGTGCTGCTTTACGACGCGGATCGCATTGAGGAGGCGGCCAGCACCGAACATGTCACCGATCTTTATGAGCGCCAGTGCGATGTCTTTTTAGATCCGCACGATCCGGCGGTGATCGAAGAGGCCGTTAAGCAAGGTATTCCGCAGAACGTGATTGACGCTGCCCAGCGCTCGCCGGTTTACAAGATGGCGATGGACTGGAAGCTGGCCCTGCCGCTGCACCCGGAATACCGTACCCTGCCGATGGTCTGGTATGTGCCGCCGCTGTCACCGATTCAGTCCTATGCCGATGCGGGCGGCCTGCCCAAAACCGACGGCGTGCTTCCCGCCGTGGAGAGCCTGCGTATCCCGGTCCAGTATCTGGCAAATATGCTGAGCGCGGGCGATACCGGCCCGGTGCTGCGCGCCCTCAAGCGGATGATGGCCATGCGCCATTACAAACGTTCACAAACCGTGGAAGGCGTGACCGATACCCGCGCCATTGAAGAGGTCGGGTTGACGGTCGAACAGGTGGAAGAGATGTATCGCTATCTCGCCATTGCCAACTACGAAGATCGCTTCGTGATCCCCACCAGCCACCGCGAAATGGCCCGTGATGCCTTCCCCGAGAAGAACGGCTGCGGCTTTACCTTCGGCGATGGCTGCCACGGCTCAGACACCAAATTCAACCTCTTCAACAGTAGCCGTATCGACGCCATCAATATTACCGAGGTGCGTGAACACGGGGAGGGAGAGTAA
- a CDS encoding NarK family nitrate/nitrite MFS transporter, with amino-acid sequence MSQLNEKNNHYLLNNWKPENPAFWENKGKHIARRNLWISVSCLLLAFCVWMLFSAVSVNLNKVGFNFTTDQLFMLTALPSLSGAILRVPYSFMVPIFGGRYWTVLSTVILIVPCVWLGIAVQNNATPYWVFIIIALLCGFAGANFASCMGNISFFFPKAKQGSALGINGGLGNLGVSVMQMVAPVVIFLPMFTFLGVHGVPQEDGSLLSLANAAWIWVPLLVLATLAAFFGMNDIASSKASIASQLPVLKQPHLWLLSLLYLATFGSFIGFSAGFAMLSKTQFPDVNILHLAFFGPLIGALARSAGGVVSDKLGGVRVTLVNFVLMAIFTALLFFTLPGSGSGNFTAFYIVFMGLFLTAGLGSGSTFQMIAVIFRQITIYKVKLRGGSEQQAQQEAVTDTAAALGFISAIGAVGGFFIPKAFGTSLAMTGSPVGAMKVFLVFYIVCVFITWLVYGRRQKHIKS; translated from the coding sequence ATGTCACAACTTAATGAGAAAAATAATCATTATCTATTAAACAACTGGAAACCCGAGAACCCCGCTTTCTGGGAAAATAAAGGCAAACATATCGCCCGTCGTAATTTATGGATCTCCGTCAGTTGTTTACTTTTAGCCTTCTGCGTCTGGATGTTATTTAGCGCGGTGAGCGTAAACCTGAATAAGGTGGGTTTTAATTTCACCACCGATCAACTCTTTATGTTAACGGCCCTCCCTTCTCTTTCAGGCGCAATATTACGCGTCCCCTACTCCTTTATGGTGCCTATTTTTGGTGGTCGCTACTGGACGGTATTAAGCACCGTAATACTGATTGTTCCCTGCGTCTGGCTGGGCATCGCCGTACAGAATAACGCTACTCCGTACTGGGTATTTATTATCATCGCGCTGCTGTGTGGTTTCGCCGGGGCGAACTTTGCCTCCTGCATGGGCAACATCAGCTTCTTCTTCCCGAAAGCGAAACAGGGCAGCGCGTTGGGTATCAACGGCGGGCTGGGTAATCTGGGCGTGAGCGTTATGCAAATGGTCGCTCCGGTCGTGATATTCCTGCCGATGTTTACCTTCCTCGGCGTGCACGGCGTGCCGCAGGAGGATGGCTCTCTCCTGTCGCTGGCCAACGCGGCCTGGATATGGGTACCGCTGCTGGTGCTGGCAACCCTTGCTGCCTTTTTTGGCATGAACGATATCGCCAGTTCTAAGGCCTCGATTGCCAGTCAGTTACCGGTACTGAAACAGCCACACCTCTGGCTGTTAAGCCTGCTCTATCTTGCTACCTTCGGCTCGTTTATCGGCTTTTCCGCCGGTTTTGCGATGCTCTCTAAAACACAGTTCCCGGATGTGAATATTCTGCACCTCGCCTTCTTCGGTCCGCTAATTGGGGCGCTGGCGCGATCGGCCGGCGGCGTGGTCTCTGACAAACTCGGCGGCGTGCGCGTGACGCTGGTGAACTTTGTTTTGATGGCGATCTTCACCGCCCTGCTGTTCTTCACCCTGCCGGGCTCAGGCTCCGGTAACTTTACCGCCTTCTACATCGTCTTTATGGGGCTGTTCCTCACCGCCGGGCTGGGCAGCGGATCGACCTTCCAGATGATCGCCGTCATCTTTCGGCAAATTACGATTTATAAAGTGAAATTGCGTGGCGGTAGTGAACAGCAAGCGCAACAAGAGGCCGTGACCGACACCGCTGCCGCGCTCGGCTTTATCTCCGCCATTGGCGCAGTCGGTGGGTTCTTCATTCCGAAGGCCTTCGGCACCTCGCTGGCAATGACCGGGTCTCCGGTAGGCGCGATGAAAGTGTTCCTCGTCTTTTACATCGTCTGTGTATTCATCACCTGGCTGGTGTATGGCCGCCGTCAAAAGCACATCAAATCATAA
- a CDS encoding ABC transporter permease, with translation MLMVLVALPLLFIVLQAVFPQFSAGSFSAAFGGVRQLLAEPQLPGMLGGTLQIALGVALVSALIGFPLGVARGLLTLPLPRLWDLLFLIPFLTPPYIAALSWMLVLQSNGYLQQLTGINLNDLLFSKTGIVLVMALNIFPVVYFAVSRSLLASGQRLAWVARVHGASAGRAFWHITLPLLSPALAAGMLLSFTLAIEEYGVPAALGTRAGVLMLTTDIEKKLADWPIDLSGASMLSVVLVAIALCAWALQKKLTGQHDVTSVTGKPTENRGADAGIFILPVVVLMGLVGLIAVVLPAASMALSGVLGTLSAGVTADNVTLSHYAALFSQQGDALAALGTSLSLALGTACITGLLGLLAAWLVVVQKIRGRALVDALSLMPAALPGIVVGVGLILLWNRTFWPLSPYNSWVILLLSYCCLLLPWPVRYIGSALRQLGGNLEPAARVHGASALQALRFIVIPLVSPAMLAAMLMVFAIASRELVTSLLLAPAGTQTVSVFIWRQFEQGSIGQGMAMATLTLVTGLILMLSALGIMQRTTGR, from the coding sequence ATGCTGATGGTACTGGTGGCGCTTCCGCTACTGTTTATTGTGCTACAGGCGGTATTCCCGCAATTTAGCGCCGGCTCTTTTTCGGCCGCCTTTGGTGGCGTACGTCAACTGCTGGCCGAGCCGCAGCTCCCGGGGATGCTGGGGGGAACTCTGCAGATCGCCCTGGGCGTGGCGCTGGTCAGCGCGCTGATTGGTTTTCCCCTTGGGGTCGCGCGCGGGCTACTGACGTTGCCGCTGCCGCGCCTGTGGGATCTGCTCTTCCTGATCCCCTTTTTAACGCCGCCCTATATCGCGGCCTTGTCATGGATGCTGGTCCTGCAGAGTAATGGCTACCTGCAACAGCTAACGGGTATCAATCTGAACGATCTGCTGTTCAGTAAAACCGGTATTGTGCTGGTGATGGCGCTCAATATCTTCCCGGTAGTCTATTTTGCCGTCTCGCGCAGTCTGCTGGCCAGCGGGCAGCGGCTGGCGTGGGTTGCGCGGGTGCATGGTGCCAGCGCAGGGCGGGCCTTCTGGCATATCACGCTGCCCTTGCTTTCACCGGCGCTGGCGGCAGGCATGCTGCTCTCGTTTACGCTGGCGATCGAAGAGTACGGCGTGCCGGCGGCGCTGGGCACGCGGGCAGGGGTGTTGATGCTGACCACCGATATCGAGAAAAAGCTGGCCGACTGGCCTATCGATCTCTCGGGGGCATCGATGCTGTCCGTGGTACTGGTGGCGATCGCGCTCTGCGCCTGGGCGTTGCAGAAAAAGCTAACGGGCCAGCACGACGTAACCAGCGTCACGGGTAAGCCGACCGAGAACAGAGGGGCGGATGCCGGGATCTTTATATTGCCCGTCGTCGTGCTGATGGGGCTGGTTGGGCTGATTGCTGTGGTGCTGCCCGCGGCCTCGATGGCGCTTTCAGGCGTGCTCGGCACCTTATCGGCGGGTGTCACTGCGGATAACGTGACATTGTCACATTACGCGGCACTCTTTAGCCAGCAGGGAGATGCCCTGGCTGCGCTGGGTACCAGCCTGTCGCTGGCGCTGGGAACGGCGTGCATTACGGGGCTACTGGGGCTGCTAGCCGCCTGGTTGGTGGTGGTGCAAAAAATCAGAGGCCGGGCGCTGGTGGATGCGTTATCCCTGATGCCCGCCGCGCTACCAGGGATTGTGGTGGGCGTGGGGCTTATTTTACTGTGGAACCGCACCTTCTGGCCACTATCACCTTATAACAGCTGGGTCATACTGCTGCTCTCTTACTGCTGCCTGCTATTGCCGTGGCCGGTCCGCTACATTGGCAGTGCGCTGCGCCAGTTGGGTGGCAATCTCGAACCGGCGGCGCGGGTACACGGCGCGTCGGCGCTGCAGGCGCTACGTTTTATCGTGATACCGCTGGTGTCGCCGGCCATGCTGGCGGCGATGTTGATGGTCTTTGCCATTGCCTCTCGCGAGCTGGTGACATCGCTATTACTGGCCCCGGCGGGGACGCAGACCGTCTCGGTCTTTATCTGGCGCCAGTTCGAACAAGGCTCGATTGGGCAGGGAATGGCGATGGCCACCCTGACGTTAGTGACCGGACTGATATTGATGCTGAGCGCGCTGGGTATCATGCAGCGCACGACGGGGCGCTAA
- the nhoA gene encoding N-hydroxyarylamine O-acetyltransferase, with the protein MSPFLTAYFARTGWQQPATPNIDTLRGLHLHHNCSIPFENLDVVLPREIQLDEESVQDKLVTARRGGYCFEQNGLFERVLREVGFTVRSLLGRVVLANPPQMPPRTHRLLLVELNGDRWIADVGFGGQTLTAPVRLIADLEQPTPHGLYRLQNEGDNWALQVHHHDRWQSMYQFDLAEQHFNDYVMGNFWSAHWPQSHFRHHLLMCRHLPEGGKLTLTNFHFTRWQGALAVEQRHLADAAELYQVLQEQFGLGVSDPKNGFSLAELTAVMAGFETHPQAGK; encoded by the coding sequence ATGTCTCCATTTCTGACTGCGTATTTCGCCCGCACGGGCTGGCAACAGCCCGCGACCCCGAATATCGACACCCTGCGCGGGCTGCATCTCCACCATAACTGCAGCATCCCGTTTGAGAATCTTGACGTGGTGTTGCCACGCGAGATCCAGCTCGACGAGGAGAGCGTGCAAGACAAACTGGTTACCGCCCGTCGCGGTGGGTACTGCTTTGAGCAGAACGGACTCTTCGAGCGCGTGCTGCGTGAGGTGGGTTTTACGGTCCGCAGCCTGCTGGGCCGCGTGGTGCTGGCGAATCCGCCGCAGATGCCGCCGCGTACCCACCGACTGTTGCTGGTTGAGCTAAATGGCGACCGCTGGATTGCCGACGTGGGCTTTGGCGGCCAGACGTTGACCGCGCCGGTTCGCCTGATTGCCGACCTGGAGCAGCCCACGCCGCACGGCCTGTACCGCCTGCAGAACGAAGGGGATAACTGGGCCTTACAGGTTCACCATCACGATCGCTGGCAGTCGATGTACCAGTTCGATCTCGCAGAGCAGCATTTCAATGACTATGTGATGGGCAATTTCTGGTCGGCTCACTGGCCGCAATCGCATTTTCGCCATCACCTGCTGATGTGCCGACACCTGCCCGAGGGGGGCAAACTGACCTTAACCAATTTCCATTTCACCCGCTGGCAGGGGGCGCTGGCGGTTGAGCAGCGTCATCTCGCCGATGCAGCCGAGCTGTACCAGGTATTGCAGGAGCAGTTTGGGCTGGGGGTATCTGATCCGAAAAACGGTTTTTCACTGGCCGAGCTGACGGCGGTGATGGCGGGGTTTGAGACGCATCCGCAGGCAGGGAAATAG
- a CDS encoding nitrate reductase subunit alpha — MSKLLDRFRYFKQKGDSFADGHGQVYHTNRDWEDSYRQRWQFDKIVRSTHGVNCTGSCSWKIYVKNGLVTWETQQTDYPRTRPDLPNHEPRGCPRGASYSWYLYSANRLKYPLVRRALIELWREALAQHGDPVLAWDAIQSDPVKCQRYKQARGKGGFIRSGWKELNQLIAAANVWTIKNYGPDRVAGFSPIPAMSMVSYAAGTRYLSLLGGTCLSFYDWYCDLPPASPMTWGEQTDVPESADWYNSGYIIAWGSNVPQTRTPDAHFFTEVRYKGTKTIAITPDFSEVAKLSDQWLAPKQGTDSALAMAMGHVILKEFHLDNPSDYFLNYCRRYTDMPMLVMLDEREDGTHVPGRMLRASDLADGLGEANNPEWKTVAFTLAGELVAPNGSIGFRWGEKGKWNLEPLAAGQETELTLSLLITHDRVANVAFPYFGGNENPHFRSVKQEPVLLRKVPAKTLTLADGTIKQVVSVYDLVLANYGLDRGLDDSNAATDYAEIKAYTPAWGEQITGVPRHHIEQIAREFADTANKTHGRSMIILGAGVNHWYHMDMNYRGMINMLVFCGCVGQSGGGWSHYVGQEKLRPQTGWLPLAFALDWNRPPRQMNSTSYFYNHASQWRYEKLTAQELLSPLADPGQFTGHLIDFNVRAERMGWLPSAPQLNLNPLHIKARADAAGMTPQEYTVQGLKSGDVRFACEQPDNGKNHPRNLFVWRSNLLGSSGKGHEYMLKYLLGTESGIQGEDLGSTDDVKPEEVEWQTPAIEGKLDLLVTLDFRMSSTCLFSDIVLPTATWYEKDDMNTSDMHPFIHPLSAAVDPAWESRSDWEIYKGLAKVFSEVCVGHLGTETDVVLQPLQHDSPAELSQPFDIQDWRKGECELVPGKTAPSIAVVERNYPETYERFTALGPLLDKLGNGGKGISWNTEKEIDFLGKLNYVKLDGPAKGRPRIETAIDASEVILALAPETNGQVAVKAWEALGQLTGRDHTHLALNKEDEKIRFRDIQAQPRKIISSPTWSGLESEHVSYNAGYTNVHELIPWRTLSGRQQLYQDHLWMRAFGESLVVYRPPIDTRSVTHMRDIPPNGFPEKALNFLTPHQKWGIHSTYSENLLMQTLSRGGPIVWISETDARELGIEDNDWIEAFNANGALTARAVVSQRVPPGMTMMYHAQERILNIPGSEVTGRRGGIHNSVTRICPKPTHMIGGYAQLAYGFNYYGTVGSNRDEFIMIRKMKNINWLDGEGRDQLQEAKK, encoded by the coding sequence ATGAGTAAATTGTTGGATCGCTTCCGTTACTTCAAACAAAAAGGCGACAGTTTCGCCGATGGGCACGGACAGGTGTACCACACCAACCGTGACTGGGAGGACAGCTATCGCCAGCGCTGGCAGTTCGATAAGATTGTGCGATCCACCCACGGGGTTAACTGTACCGGCTCCTGTAGCTGGAAAATTTACGTTAAAAATGGCCTGGTGACCTGGGAGACCCAGCAGACTGACTACCCCCGTACCCGCCCCGACCTGCCTAACCATGAGCCGCGAGGCTGCCCGCGCGGTGCCAGCTACTCCTGGTATCTCTATAGCGCAAACCGCCTGAAGTACCCCCTGGTGCGCCGCGCCCTGATTGAACTCTGGCGTGAAGCGCTGGCGCAGCATGGCGACCCGGTGCTGGCCTGGGATGCCATCCAGAGCGACCCGGTGAAATGCCAGCGCTACAAACAGGCACGTGGGAAAGGCGGATTTATTCGATCGGGCTGGAAGGAGCTCAATCAACTGATTGCCGCCGCCAACGTCTGGACCATCAAAAACTACGGCCCCGACCGCGTGGCGGGGTTCTCGCCCATCCCGGCGATGTCGATGGTCTCCTACGCCGCCGGCACCCGCTATTTGTCATTGCTGGGCGGTACCTGTCTCAGTTTCTACGACTGGTATTGCGACCTTCCTCCCGCTTCGCCGATGACCTGGGGCGAGCAGACCGACGTGCCAGAATCGGCCGACTGGTATAACTCGGGCTACATCATCGCCTGGGGTTCCAACGTGCCGCAGACGCGTACCCCGGACGCCCACTTCTTTACCGAAGTGCGCTACAAAGGCACCAAAACTATCGCCATCACCCCCGATTTTTCGGAAGTGGCAAAGCTTAGCGATCAGTGGCTTGCCCCTAAACAGGGTACCGACAGCGCGCTGGCCATGGCGATGGGCCATGTCATTCTGAAAGAGTTCCACCTCGATAACCCCAGCGACTACTTCCTGAACTACTGCCGTCGCTACACCGACATGCCGATGCTGGTGATGCTCGATGAGCGTGAGGACGGGACCCACGTGCCAGGCCGGATGCTGCGCGCCTCGGATCTCGCCGACGGGCTGGGAGAGGCCAATAATCCGGAGTGGAAGACCGTTGCCTTTACCCTGGCCGGTGAACTGGTGGCGCCGAATGGCTCTATTGGCTTCCGCTGGGGAGAAAAAGGCAAATGGAACCTGGAACCGCTTGCGGCAGGCCAGGAGACGGAGCTGACGCTCTCGCTGCTGATCACCCACGATCGCGTCGCTAACGTGGCGTTCCCCTACTTTGGCGGCAACGAAAATCCCCATTTCCGCAGCGTGAAGCAGGAACCGGTGTTACTGCGCAAAGTACCGGCAAAAACGCTGACTCTGGCAGACGGCACCATCAAACAGGTGGTCAGCGTCTATGACCTGGTGCTGGCCAACTACGGCCTCGACCGTGGGCTGGACGACAGCAATGCCGCCACCGATTACGCAGAGATCAAAGCTTACACCCCGGCCTGGGGCGAGCAGATCACCGGCGTGCCGCGCCACCATATCGAACAGATCGCCCGGGAATTTGCCGATACCGCCAATAAAACCCATGGCCGCTCGATGATCATTCTCGGCGCCGGGGTGAACCACTGGTATCACATGGATATGAACTACCGGGGGATGATCAACATGCTGGTCTTCTGCGGCTGCGTAGGCCAGAGCGGTGGCGGCTGGTCGCACTATGTGGGCCAGGAGAAACTGCGTCCGCAAACCGGCTGGCTGCCGCTGGCTTTTGCCCTGGACTGGAACCGGCCGCCGCGCCAGATGAACAGCACCTCCTATTTTTATAACCACGCCAGCCAGTGGCGCTATGAAAAGCTGACGGCGCAGGAGCTGCTCTCGCCGCTGGCGGACCCGGGGCAGTTCACCGGGCACCTGATCGACTTCAACGTCCGCGCCGAGCGCATGGGCTGGCTCCCCTCCGCCCCGCAGCTCAATCTCAATCCGCTGCATATTAAAGCCCGCGCCGATGCTGCCGGCATGACGCCGCAGGAGTACACCGTGCAGGGGCTAAAATCGGGCGACGTCCGCTTCGCCTGCGAGCAACCGGATAACGGTAAAAACCATCCGCGTAACCTGTTCGTCTGGCGCTCTAACCTACTGGGCTCCTCCGGTAAAGGCCACGAGTACATGCTGAAATACCTGCTGGGGACCGAGAGCGGGATTCAGGGCGAAGATCTGGGCTCGACGGATGATGTGAAACCGGAAGAGGTGGAGTGGCAGACCCCCGCCATCGAAGGGAAGCTTGACCTGCTGGTGACCCTCGATTTCCGCATGTCCAGCACCTGCCTGTTCTCGGATATTGTCCTGCCGACCGCCACCTGGTACGAGAAAGACGACATGAATACCTCGGATATGCATCCGTTTATTCATCCGCTTTCGGCCGCCGTTGACCCCGCCTGGGAGTCCCGCAGCGACTGGGAGATCTACAAAGGGCTCGCCAAAGTTTTCTCGGAAGTCTGCGTGGGCCATCTCGGTACCGAAACCGATGTGGTACTGCAACCCCTGCAGCATGACTCCCCGGCGGAGCTCTCGCAGCCTTTTGATATTCAGGACTGGCGCAAAGGCGAGTGTGAGCTGGTTCCCGGCAAGACTGCCCCCTCCATTGCGGTGGTGGAACGTAACTACCCAGAAACCTACGAGCGCTTCACCGCCCTCGGTCCGCTGCTGGATAAACTGGGCAACGGCGGGAAAGGCATTTCGTGGAACACCGAGAAAGAGATCGATTTCCTCGGCAAGCTGAACTACGTCAAACTTGATGGCCCGGCGAAAGGCCGCCCGCGTATCGAAACCGCCATCGACGCTTCAGAGGTGATCCTCGCCCTCGCCCCGGAAACCAACGGTCAGGTTGCCGTGAAAGCCTGGGAAGCCCTGGGGCAGCTGACCGGACGGGATCATACCCACCTGGCGCTGAATAAAGAGGACGAAAAAATCCGCTTCCGCGATATTCAGGCCCAGCCGCGCAAGATTATCTCCAGCCCCACCTGGTCCGGCCTCGAGAGCGAACATGTCTCTTACAACGCCGGTTACACCAACGTCCATGAGCTGATTCCGTGGCGCACTCTCTCGGGCCGTCAGCAGCTTTACCAGGACCATCTGTGGATGCGCGCCTTCGGCGAAAGTCTGGTGGTTTATCGTCCGCCAATTGATACCCGTAGCGTGACGCACATGCGTGACATTCCGCCGAACGGCTTCCCGGAGAAAGCGCTGAACTTCCTGACGCCGCACCAGAAATGGGGCATCCACTCGACCTACAGCGAAAACCTGCTGATGCAGACCCTGTCGCGCGGTGGTCCGATTGTCTGGATAAGCGAAACGGATGCCCGGGAGCTGGGTATTGAGGATAACGACTGGATCGAGGCATTTAATGCCAACGGCGCCCTCACCGCTCGCGCCGTAGTGAGCCAGCGCGTGCCGCCGGGCATGACCATGATGTACCACGCCCAGGAGCGCATTCTTAACATTCCAGGTTCGGAAGTGACTGGCCGACGCGGCGGTATTCATAACTCAGTCACCCGCATCTGCCCGAAACCGACCCACATGATCGGCGGTTACGCGCAGTTGGCCTACGGCTTTAACTACTACGGCACAGTCGGGTCGAACCGCGATGAGTTCATCATGATCCGCAAAATGAAAAACATTAACTGGCTGGATGGTGAAGGTCGGGACCAGCTACAGGAGGCGAAAAAATGA